From Oryza sativa Japonica Group chromosome 4, ASM3414082v1, one genomic window encodes:
- the LOC4335292 gene encoding receptor homology region, transmembrane domain- and RING domain-containing protein 6 encodes MSYLLSYISKMLCIKIPSEARQASEDGGSGGLTECSVCLSRIRVGEATRRLPCRHAFHRDCVDRWLLSCRRTCPLCRVYVVVDGNKPGVAAKHTGEPPLAEDMVIWFSAMLVPGF; translated from the coding sequence ATGAGCTACCTCCTCTCCTACATCTCCAAGATGCTGTGCATCAAGATTCCGTCGGAGGCGAGGCAAGCCAgcgaggacggcggcagcggtggcctGACGGAGTGCTCCGTCTGTCTCTCCAGGATCCGTGTCGGCGAGGCGACGAGGCGTCTGCCCTGCCGGCATGCGTTCCACCGGGACTGCGTCGACCGGTGGCTCCTCTCATGCAGGCGGACGTGCCCGCTTTGCCGGGTttacgtcgtcgtcgacggtaACAAGCCAGGGGTGGCAGCGAAGCACACCGGCGAGCCGCCGCTCGCTGAAGACATGGTGATCTGGTTCTCTGCCATGCTCGTCCCTGGATTCTGA